The Flexivirga oryzae genome segment CGGTCGTACCGCCTTGTCGAACCACACGAACCTGCACACGCTCGGCAACGCGTCCAGCAGCACCAACATGAGCCTGAGCATCGCAGTTCCGTTGCGTAACCAGGCACTGCTCAACTCGTTGCTCGCCAAGGGCACCGTCATCTCACCGGCCGAGTACACGCGCCTCTTCGGCGCGTCACAGGCGTCGTTGCACAAGGTCGCGGACTGGGCGAAGAAGCAGGGCCTGAAAGTCACGTCGACCGACGCGGCGAGCGGATTCGTCGAGGTCTCCGCACCGGTGCGGACCGTCAACAAGGCGTTCTCGCTGACCATGCAGCGCGTCACGCTGGGCTCCCACACCGGCATGGCTCCGAACGCCGCTCCGCTGGTGCCGAAGTCCTTGGGCATCTCCAGCGTCGTCGGCCTGTCGACCGTCAGCACGCGGTCCACCGGTCCGATCAGGAACAACGTGGTCGGCGCTGCCAACGCGGTGTCGATGACGCGCTCGACGCTGAAGTCGGACTCCCCGGTCGGCAAGTCCTCGACCTCGCTCGGCAAGTCCGCCGTCAAGGCGGCGGCCGCCCAGGGCGGTTGCGCCAAGTACTGGGGCGAGCGGCTGGCAGTGACGGCGAAGAAGTTTGACAACATGTCGAACGCGCAGTGTGGTTACACGCCGCAGCAGGCCGTGAAGCTCTACAACGCCGGCAAGGCCGCGAGCGCCAAGACCAACATCGGCATCCTGCTGTGGTGCTCGGACCCGGACGCGCTGAGCAAGGCCAACGCGATTTCGAACAACTTCTCCTACCCGACGCTGTCCGGCTACCACGACGAGTCGGCGGCCGAGAACCCGACCTACTGCTCCGACACCGAGGTGTACGGCGAGCAGGACATGGACGTCCAGATCTCGCACTACATGTCACCGAAGTCGTCGATCTACTACTACGGCGCCTCCGCACCGACCGACTCGGCACTGGTGAGCATCTTCAACAAGGCGGTCACCCAGCACAAGGTGAGCACGATCTCCATGTCGTGGGGCGGTGACGAAGCGGGCCAGACCACGAGCTTCAAGCAGCAGTTCGACCGCATCGCCGCGCGCGCCTCGGTGACGGGCATCAGCCTGTTCGCCAGCAGCGGCGACATGGGTGACGGCAGCATCGAGGTCAACCACACGAAGCCGTCCCGCGGCAAGAACCCGAGCTACCCCGCAACCTCGCCGTTCTTCACGGCGGTCGGCGGCACCGCCGTGGGTGAGAACAGCTCGGGCGGGCGGAAGTTCACCCTCGGCTGGTCGAACACCCTGTGGGACCAGCCGGACGGGACGACCCTGAAGAACGTCACCCGCTACCCGTTCTGGCAGAACTCCGTGGGTGCCGGCGGCGGCGTCAGCAAGGACTACAGCCAGCCGGCATGGCAGAAGGGTGTCGTCACGGGGTCGACGACGAAGCGGACGATCCCGGACGTCAGCGCGGACGCCGACACGGCGACCGGCATCTACCTGACCTTCGACGGACAGAACGCCACGACCAGCGGTGGCACCAGCCAGTCGTCCCCGCTCGTCGCTGCCCTGGTTGCCTCGTCCAAGAAGCTCACCGGCCGCAACATCGGCAACGCGGCGCCGTACTTCTACAAGCTGAAGGGCACCGCGAACATCAGGGACGTCAAGCCGACCTCCACCACGTATGGCGCGTGGCTGGGTCAGCTCAACGCTGCGCCGCACGACAACATCCTGGAGGGCCTGCAGGAGCCGGCCGACTCCTTGCGTGTCAAGAGCGGCTGGGACAACGTCACCGGTCTCGGCGAGCCGACCGGCAGCTTCCTGACCGCGTTCGGCAAGTGACGCTCGCTGCGAGCTAGCTCCATCGGTGGTGCGTGCCGTGCGGCATGCACGGCACGCACCACCGCCCAGAACTTAAGTTGAGACAAATGAAGGGGAGCAAGACCATGAAACGCAATACTGCGTTGTTCGGGGCTTCGCTGGTGGCCGGCCTGGCCGCAGCCTCCGGGCTGATTGCGACAAGCACCTCGAGCTCGGCGGCCGGTAGCACGCTCTACGGCGTGGCCTGGGCCGACGGGACCAGCGGCCAGTCGTCCGGGTGGACCACCGGGTCCTATGCGGACCCGTACGGAGTCGAGTTCGCCGGCTCCGCGTCTGCGGGCAGCGGCTCGTTCAAGCTCGACGCCGGCGGTTCCACCGTCAGCGTCACGACGACCTGTGTCGCCGGCAAGCCGAGCGTCACCGTGTCCGGTGGCGGCGCCGCCGGCACCTACACCGGTGGGTCCACCACGCTGGCCAAGTTCACCGGCCTGTCGACCGCCCAGGGTTCGGTGACCTTCGCGACCCAGACCGTCGGTGGTCACGCCGTGGGTGCCTACATCAACCTGGCGCCCGGACTCGCGGGCACCTGGGTCGCCCTGACCGGTGCCGACTGCGCCGCTGCGCCGACGAGCAGCACGACCTCGTCGACGACCAGCTCGAGCACGACGCCGCCTCCGACGTCGAGCAGCACGACGCCGCCTCCGACGTCGAGCAGCACCACCGCGCCGCCGACGTCAACGACGTCGACGACGCCGCCTCCGACGTCGAGCAGCACCACGACGCCGCCTCCGACGACGCCGCCTCCCACCACGGAGCCGCCGACGCCGACCCCGACGACGACGACCCTG includes the following:
- a CDS encoding S53 family peptidase — its product is MKRRHIATGAVALTTAVAMAGAGASMAHAAGQSTDNVRLTNSGRTALSNHTNLHTLGNASSSTNMSLSIAVPLRNQALLNSLLAKGTVISPAEYTRLFGASQASLHKVADWAKKQGLKVTSTDAASGFVEVSAPVRTVNKAFSLTMQRVTLGSHTGMAPNAAPLVPKSLGISSVVGLSTVSTRSTGPIRNNVVGAANAVSMTRSTLKSDSPVGKSSTSLGKSAVKAAAAQGGCAKYWGERLAVTAKKFDNMSNAQCGYTPQQAVKLYNAGKAASAKTNIGILLWCSDPDALSKANAISNNFSYPTLSGYHDESAAENPTYCSDTEVYGEQDMDVQISHYMSPKSSIYYYGASAPTDSALVSIFNKAVTQHKVSTISMSWGGDEAGQTTSFKQQFDRIAARASVTGISLFASSGDMGDGSIEVNHTKPSRGKNPSYPATSPFFTAVGGTAVGENSSGGRKFTLGWSNTLWDQPDGTTLKNVTRYPFWQNSVGAGGGVSKDYSQPAWQKGVVTGSTTKRTIPDVSADADTATGIYLTFDGQNATTSGGTSQSSPLVAALVASSKKLTGRNIGNAAPYFYKLKGTANIRDVKPTSTTYGAWLGQLNAAPHDNILEGLQEPADSLRVKSGWDNVTGLGEPTGSFLTAFGK